Part of the Hippopotamus amphibius kiboko isolate mHipAmp2 chromosome 7, mHipAmp2.hap2, whole genome shotgun sequence genome, TCCTCAGAGTTACCTTACTCTGACCCCTCACTACACTTCACTGTTACCTTTCAACTCTCCTCCGCACCAACCTGGCTCCAGCTAACTGGTGCCCACCAAACTCAACGCACATTCTCACCTCTTTGCCTTGGCTTTTGCCTGTCACCATCAGAAACACACTCTTCCCTCTGCTTGTATTAGCCAATCCTTCCATTCCTTTaagtcccctctcctccccacagtGGAATTGTCCCAGATCACAGGGACTTCTCTCCATCAAAGGGCGTTAGTACCCCCATTTAGCATTAGTCACACATTCTAAATTACTTTATCACTCATTCTCCCaatcactcaataaacatttattaagcatatgCTGTATACATGACAATGTGCCAGGCCCCTGAATCAAatgctatgttttctttttctctctctcatgccCCTTACACATCTTACAAATGTTTACTGCGATGGTTTGGGTGATGGTGTACTGGTCTGTACTGTCATATTCCAcatatgaaaaggaaattttaaactaCTGAAATCAAGAATAGTATAATTTCAGGATTTGCCTAAGTAACTGGATATTTTGTTGGTTGATGGTAGTTGTTTTGATATCAATCTTAAAAAGCAGTTTTCAGGACAAGAAAGATTTCAGGACTGAATTCAAAGGGAATAACGTAGTAGGAGATACTAGTCCTAGTTACTGGAAGTTTCCATGATGATAGCAGTAATGTTATTTGGTCATAAATGCCTGTGGTCAAAGCATCAAGAACCAGCGCTGTTTCCAAAGTCTTCCTTGAATATGATTTACCTAATAGACATCTGCACAAACACAAATAACTTTATTCACATGTCAGAACAGTGATTGAGTAGACACAGTTTTAAAGACACTTAATACAATCAATTTCTTGAACTCagctttgagtttttaaaaatctatagtcAAGCTCCAGATATTTTACTTATAGAATTTTGCACATAGTCCACCTTTTCTGCACAAAGGTAAAATACTCTCTGTATTTACTTAATTTCCCATTATTTTGCTGTTTCAACATGATTTAGGACCCCCCAAGTCATTTCATTGTTAGTCTAAGGTTACATTTCTTTCACTCTCAGccttttttgagattcattttctctctttatgtaaTCGAGTATAGCTTCGAGCTATAGGGTTGTCCTTTCCAAGGTCCACAACAATTACCTCCCTAGAAAATGTCACCCCTTTTAAAGGTCTTTTATGGTTATCAACAACTGAAGGACTTCCAGTGACAGGTATGGGTGGTTTTTGCAAATAGTCATCCTGTAGGAGAATGGAACAAACAGTATAAATGATCAATTTATGAATGCAAGAAgccctgcttttaaaaatataggttaTATGTACATTGTTAacaaggaacagaaaaaggatttcTAAATGATATAGGAAAGCAGTAACAATCCATCATGATCTAATTTTCACATTTCTATGGCTATAAAAACACACATTGCTATATTCAAATAGCACTTGGTAATATGTGTTATTCTCTCTACAAAGCAGTCAAACCCAAGAGCCACCTGGACCATCATTCTGTCTCCAACTGGCCATGGGTCTTATGTTGGGAGGGCATGTGACTTGTTCTTATTAGGGAGACCCAAACATGGAGGCCCTGGCAATGTTTACAGGCTGTTGTAGAAGGAGCCTGGAAATAGAACAGGTGTTTGGGGTATGGTCCTGAGCTTGGCCATGGAGGAGGAGTGACTTTGAACAACTcatcttattttctaatttgtgaCATGAGAGGGTTGGATCCCCAAATGATCTCCAAGGCCTCCTCCAGCTCTAAGATCTTAGGATTCTGAGCAAAGGGGAATTATTAAGAAAAGTTAATATTGTAATCattgtaaaaatacaaaaaatgtaaTTGGTTTAACAAAATGAAGCAATAAGCTAAAAGTAATAGTTTAAATGACTGTGAACACTGCAGTCCTTCCAGATACAAACCTAAGTTATAGACAAGATCATCCTTCATTATATCTAGCCAAGAATTTACCTCTTCTTCAATCAAACTCTAAATGCCCCTTATGAGTAGAAAAGCCCATCACCTCTTGAGCATTTTCTCCAGCATTCTCaggcttttgcttcttttttattttatcctcctcttcatcctccacGTCCTCTCCATTTCCTAAGGCCACCACCTCTTTACTCCGTCTCTGGACAAGAATGCCAGGCCTTATAGGTACAAGAGTCCTAGAAAATCATTCAGCAAGGCTTTTAAAATTCATGCATTTTAGCCACcattatcacacacaaaaatggcATTCTACCACATCCTAAGACCCAGACTTACTTTTCTTGGTCTCCTAAATTGTTCATCTCTGTATTAGCAGCTGTACAATCTTCACCTCCATTAGCATCTATACAAGGacctttttctgtctcttcatctgtccTGCTTTGGGAactgaaatcaaagaggaaaaaatttgggaaagaaaaaatggtCTTGATGTTAAGGCTTGGAAAGGAACCTGACTTTTAAAAAGCGAATGAGCATTTCTAAAACcctgaaatagaaaaatacagataGCTACAGCATTATTAATTGCTCTATTTTAAACTGTTTCCTATTATTTCTAGATACATTTACTAGTGTGACTTTAAATCTGATCCCAATTTATCAGCATGGATTtataccatttatataaaaaaaacacCAATAGAAAGAAGATGCAACCGAGGCAAATTAGAAGGATGATAAAGAAAGTGAATGCTGTGGTTTCAAGGCTCATAGGGCTAGCTAGAGGCCTCGCCGCTCTCACAGTCACAGACTGTCCAAATATTCCTTTCCAGCTCAGTTTGAATGTAGTTCTCTTGTTCTTTAAGTTTTCtagaaacagaagaataaaaggaTGTTTTCGTTGTTGTTCTTTTGATCAGCTTCATAAAAGATGCTCTTGTTTTTGCAGTGTGGACTCACACTGGTTAATTTCTCTCCATAAATGTGGTGGGGGCTGAGGTGGCTACAGGGGAGACTGAGCTGGGACACATGGGACTCAGCTCACCTCCCCTCACTCCAAAAACTATCAGAATCCAGAGGACAGAGGAATTGGAGCAGCTGGAGCCGAGCCCAGCTCCCCATTCTTCTGTCTTCAGTGACGTCATAGAATCACGGAACCGTTGAGTTAGAGGAATCAGAGCACTAGCCCAATCCTACCCATCACCTTAAGTCCGGAGAACCACGAAACTCCCCCCTGGGCTGCAGTTTGTCCTCTTCTCTGAGAGGGCTGGACTGGAAGCTACATGGCACCATGTTGGCCACTCTTTGGACAGGATTTTCTTCCTACACTCCTAATACCATCTTTCCTTTCTTACCCTGAGGCTATCTTACTGTTTCACAGACCATTAACAATCAGTCCACTTCCTTCTTATAAAATTCGTCTCCATAGCCCTGAGGTCAGTAATCAAGCTACTTCTTAATGGTGTTCTCCCCAGGCTGACTAGCCCATGTCCTTCCTATCCCACATCACTGGACATAATTCCTGGACACACAAGAAAAGTGGCAGCTCTAGAGGCCATAGCTGAAGAAGCAGGAGTAGGATAAGATGATCAGAGTAAAGATGACCCCCCCACCTGGCCTAACTTCAGGTGAGTAAGTAAGATCCGTGACAC contains:
- the C7H2orf74 gene encoding uncharacterized protein C2orf74 homolog → MNNLGDQEKTLVPIRPGILVQRRSKEVVALGNGEDVEDEEEDKIKKKQKPENAGENAQEDDYLQKPPIPVTGSPSVVDNHKRPLKGVTFSREVIVVDLGKDNPIARSYTRLHKERK